The Paenibacillus mucilaginosus 3016 genome includes the window TATCCAGAATCGAGGTAACGATATGTCCCTAATCCCCCTTAGAGTACCAATGGGATTTGCTGTTTGTTTCAATAAATTTTCAGATGTTGACCCCATACCTTGTAAGACTGGGGATGGTTTTATTGAAAACTGGGAGTATTTCACCGAAGATATTTTGCAAATAGCAATGATGAAAATAGTAGATGGGAACTGGGTATTACCAAAGTTCGATAAGCTTATCATTGACTTAGGTTGGTATCCAGACAGTCATATCACTGGTCAATACAGACTTATACAAGTTAATGAGTCTTGGGAAGTAATAAGAGAGAAATATTCTAAAGATCGACATGAAATAAAGGATACAATCGAAGCTTGGATGAAAAATCCCATTGTTTCATAGACACCTGTCTAATACTCTGCTGGTGAAGAACGTTGATCTTAGAAAAACTCCCTGCCAATCTGGCAAGGGAGTTTGGGGTCTGCTCAAAAGTAGGATCGTTCTCATTTCAGCTTGACCGGGATGCAAAAATCGATCGGAACCCGATCTTCAGGATCTTGGAACGGGGTACCGTGAAAAATCGCCATCATAGACCGGCTCTCATCCCACTGATAAGGACTGAGGGGAAGCCAGTGAATGTTAGCCATATGTATGAGTTCGTACAGCAAATCGGCAGGTTCATCCAGTGAAAGCACCGCATACTTCCCGCCAGCCGTCTCTATGGGCAGAACCTCCAACGAAGGGGGGATAAGCCTTGTGGTCGTGAAGCACACCGCATACCTTTGCCTCGACGCCGGGGTGACGCAAGGATCGTCGAAGATGAGACCGATTGCCTGACTTGAACCGTCCAGCAGGTCGTGGGCCCGCATCCAATCTTCAAGCCTGCTGAATTTCTCTCCGATCTCCCGGTTGATCCCTCCCTGAACAAGCGTTCCCCGATGATGGATGCATGCGGCACGCCGAACCGGCAGCTGCTTAACTTCGATCTTCATCCTGTGATATTTCTTTTCCAGATCACGCAGTCTTGCGCGTCCGTTCTCACCGGCCATCAGGGTCTCCCGAAACCGCATATATAGAAGATCAAGGCCGTTACGGGCCCGGTAATCGGTTGCGGACAGACCCGTGTATCGGCGGAACGTCCGGGCAAAATGGGCGGGAGTCTGCAGACCGCATTCCAGCGCAATATCTGTCAAGCTTCTCTCCGATTGAAATACAGTCAATTTAGCCGCCTTTTCCACCCTCAGCCGATTAACGAAGTGAAGGACATTCTCGTTCATGGTACGTTTAAAAACACGGTGAAAATGATAGACCGAGAAGGCGGAAACATCCGCGAGTTCCTCAGCGGTAAGCGGGGAAGACAAATGTTCGTCGATATAGCGTACCACCTGGTTCATCCGCATTTGATATTCTTTCTCTAGTAAAGGGATCGTCGACATAATAAACTCCAAAGTTATCATTTTATTCCATTATATCAAAATATCGCAGAAATTGTTAAATCGAGCGCACGAATTGGTAAGACTCACCGGAAGAAATCATTTATCATCAGAAATTGTAAGCGGCCTGTTCACTGTCAAGGAAAGGGGGAACCTGATGACCAAATCTTAATAAAAGAAAAGGGTAAGGCAGAGATTTTCTGGCTCTAAGAAAAATAATGGGTTTTGGTAAACATAACCCGGGAAAAGAGGATAATGATGAAAAAGCTCACATTCTTGTTACTCGCGGTATTCATGCTTCAGTTTTCCATAGTCTCTGCGGCTTTTGCAAAGGACACTCTTGTACCTGGCGAAAAACTTGTAGAGGGGACTTATTTAGTATCTAAAAATGGTGTATTCTCCCTGCACATGCAGTGGGATGGCAATCTGGTGCTTTATAAGAATGGTAGTACGCCTCTTTGGTCTACAGATACCGATGGTGTGAATTATCGATATTTTGATCCACTCGCCGGTCGTTATTTTACTGCTTGGCCGCATCATTTACACTTTGCTTCTACTCCCGACGGAACTGTAATTCGCTTAAGTGATTCGACTGAGAGGGTTCAGTTCTGGAATTCAAATAACAGACCATGGAGCAATAAACATTACTCCTATATTGGTAATATGCCGACAAACCTCAGCGGCGATCTTCTGATCGTTCAAGATGACGGAAATTTGGTTCTTTATAACACCAAGGACACGGCTAGAGGCTGGTATCCTGTCTGGGCTTCAAACACATACGGACGCTAAGAAGAATATCATGATCCGCAAGAGCCGTGCGATGCCGCGGCTCTTTTATCATTTTTCACCCTTCGATGAAAATATGACATCATGTTGTCCTACAAGTACGATAAAGCTATAATGGTTTTGTAGGAGATTTTGCATGAACATACCGCAATTGAAGGAAGGGGTTCTTATCCAATTTAATCGAGTGTCGAGCAACAAGCTGTATATACAAATCTATAACCAGATCCTGTCGCAGATCGAGTCCGGCGCCTTCCAGATCGGCGACAAGCTGCCGACGGAGAAGGAATTATGCGCCCAGTTCGGCGTTAGCCGTGCACCGGTGCGGCAGGCGCTGAGCGCGCTGGAGATGAATGGATATATCTATTCCAGGCAGGGCGAGGGCGTATACGTTAAACAAAACCAGCAACCGGCAGAGAACTCGCAAGCGTCCATTCTGGAAAAGGTATCCCCGGAGGACATTGTCGAAGCCAGAATGAACATGGAGCCGATCATCGCCAAATATGCCGCCGCTCGGGCTACCGAGGAGGATATCGAGGCGCTCCGGAGAACGATCCTGCAGATGGAAGAAGAGACAAAGTCAGGCATCTACTCGCCGGAAACCGACGAGCGGCTGCATATCGAGATTGCGAAGGCTTCGCATAACGACTTATTCATTCAGTTTATGTCCGTGATCGCGAATGCGATGAAGCAGCAGGAGATGTGGACGTTTATCCGCGATCGCACGGTGACTCGCCCGGACTACCGGGATACGAATTTCGCGGAGCACAAGAAGATTATCCAGGCCATCGAGAATCGCGACGAGCAGGAAGCCATGCGGATCATGGCCTTCCATATGACCAATCTATACGACCGTTATTGGAAAGATTAATCATGAAACCTCCCCTGCCATCGAAAGGCCATTTCGGCAGGGGAGGTTTTTGTCATTATCCGCCAAATCATGGGCTTAACGTATTGACATCAATACAAGGCACCTCTATACTGTGTACATAAGGTTACTTAGGATACAAGTTAACAAGTCGAAGGGAGGGATCTCATTATCCTCGCAGCGGTGAAGTGAGAAGGGCTGTAAGGCTGTTAGTGAAAGTGATGAAAGCGGTTTAAAAGAAAGGTCGTAATGAAAGGAAGGAACCTTAATGAACGAACTACACATTGAAAGGTCCACAACGCGGAAGGTTACTCTCAGGCTGCTTCCGTTCCTGTTCCTCTGCTTTACGATATCGATCCTGGATCGGGTCAACATTGGTTTCGCAGCCCTCCAGATGAATCAGGATCTTGGGTTCTCCGATGCGGTATACGGGTTGGGGGCGGGCATTTTTTTCGTCGGTTATTTCCTCTTGGAAGTACCGGGTAGCGCGATGATGGCGCGAATCGGAGCAAGGAAATGGATCAGCCGCATTATGGTGTCGTGGGCATTAATCGCGATCGCCATGGTATTCGTCAAATCGCCGTGGCAGTTTTATACCGCACGCTTTTTGTTGGGTGTGGCGGAAGCCAGCTTTTATCCCTGCATGGTGCATTATTTAAGCGGTTTCTTTCAATCCAAGCATCATGCGAAGGCCATCGCCGGGTTCATGATTGCCATTCCGGCGGCCAATGCGATCGGCGCCCCGATTTCGACGTACCTGCTGCAGATCACTTGGCTCGGCATGGCAGGGTGGCAGTGGCTGTTCATCCTGGAAGCCCTTCCGGCGATCGTACTCGGGATTATCTGCTATTTCTACCTCACGGATCGAATCGAGGACGCGACATGGTTAACGCATGAGGAACGGAAATGGCTGATCGACGTCACGACGAAGGAAGCGGCGGCGAAGCAGAAGGTTAAACATTACACGTTTATGCAAGTATTCAGGGATCGGGATGTATTAATCCTTTCCGCAGGCTACCTCTTCTGGATGTTCGGTTACTATGGGATCAATATGTTTCTGCCGTCCATCTCTCAAGGGCTGAGGGAAGAAACGTCCTTGTCGCTGCAAGGAATGGGGTGGGTGCTCGGCGGCATGTATCTCATCGCCATGGTTGTGATGTATCTGGTCGGCAAAAGCTCGGATCGGACCAACGAACGGAAATACCACGTAGCCGGATGTCTCGGGGTCAGTGCCGTTGCGATGATGATCAGTGTACTCGTGTCGGATGTAAGCGTTATCGTTTCCTTTGTCTTCTTGACGATCAGTCTGTGCGGTGCATTCGGTGCCTATTCGCCCTTCTGGGCCATCCCTCCTTCGTTTATTACGGGAACGGCCGCAGGGGGCGCGATCGCCTTGATCAACAGCATCGGCAATCTTGGGGGCTTCTTCGGTCCTTATGTCGTAGGCTATATTCGGGATGCGACGGGTTCTTACAAGCTCAGCTTGCTGACGCTTGGCATCAGTCTGATCATCAGTGCGTTCGTCATCGTTGTGTTCGTAAGACGGACGGGTGGCAAAGTGGAACAACAAGCGCCGCAAACGGCGTTGGAGAAAGTCGTTTGAGAAGTGGAAACGAATCGTGCTTTGCTAAGGTACCTTATTTTTACGGACAAGAGGTGGCAGGGATGGAAAATCGGAAAGCGCAGCCATTGGGCTTGCTCGTCTGCAAACATTGCGGAGAAGTCCAGGGCTCATTGGATACCGAAGGCGTTCGGATTGTTTACATTGAATGTCGGAGTGAAACGTGCCTTCCCTTGAACAGTGAACGGCCGAATGGATGGGATTATTCGAAATCGGTCATTGACTAACAGAATTGTCAGTTGTAAACTTAGGATACAAGTAACCTTAGTAATATATAAATAGCTCGGCGGGTATATGAAGGTTGGTCATATACTCTTTTTTACCCCACAACTTGTTAGACAAGTATACAAATTTGAGGTGAAGGACATGGAAGCCGTCAGCATTGAGGATCTGAAACAGAAAGCCATCGAATTAAGACAAACTGCACTTACGATGATTTACGAAGCGCAATCCGGGCATCCCGGGGGTTCACTCTCGGCAGCGGACATCATGGCTGTCCTGTATTTCAAAGAAATGAATGTGAATCCCTCGGATCCGAAGTGGGATGACCGGGATCGGTTCGTGTTATCCAAAGGCCATGTGTGCCCGATCCAATACGCTGCACTGCTGCTTCGCGGATTCGTTCCCTACGAGAACATTCATACCTTGAGGCAGTACGGATCGCCGTTCCAAGGGCATCCGGATATGAAGAAGTGTCCGGGTATCGATATCTCGACGGGGTCGCTCGGCCAGGGACTCTCCTGCGCGGTCGGTATGGCGATCGCCGGTCAGCGCGATGAGAAGAGCTACCGGGTGTTCGCGATGGTAGGCGACGGGGAATGCCAGGAAGGGCAGATTTGGGAAGCGGCCCAAGCGGCGAACAAGTATAAGCTCGACAATCTGATCGTCTTCGTGGACGATAACGGCCTGCAGATCGACGGAACTTGCGAGGAAGTGATGCCGAATCTGGATCTGGAGCGGAAATTCGAAGCGTTCGGTTTCGAGACGAAACGAATCAACGGCCATGACATCGAAGAGATCGTCCGCACGCTCGATGAAGTGAAAGCGGCAAAGAACGGGAAACCCAAGTGTCTTGTTTGTAATACCGTCAAGGGCAAAGGCGTGTCGTTCATGGAACACTCGGTCGGGTGGCACGGCGTTGCACCGAAGGAAGAAGATTATCGGCGGGCTATGCTAGAAATCGCGGGGGGGCTGCAGCCATGACAGTAGAGACAAAAGAAAAGAAAGTGAAGATCGCGACCCGGGACGGGTTCGGGCACGAGATCGTAGAGCTCGGTTTGAAAAACAAGAATATCTATGTCGTTGACATCGATATCGGCAAGTCCTGCAAGACGACGGGGTTCATGGAGAAGCTGCCGAAGCAGCACATCAATGTGGGGATCGCGGAGCAGAATGCGGCCGGCATTTCCGCCGGTTTGGCCACAACGGGCAAAATTCCTTTTATCAGCACGTATGCCGTCTTCGGTTCGCTGCGCATGGCCGAGCAAATCAGACAAGAGGTCTGCTATCCGAACCTGAACGTGAAGATCGCCTGCTCTCACGGGGGGCTGACACCGGCGAACGACGGGGGAAGCCATCAGGCGATTGAGGACATGGGCGTGCTGCGGACGTTCCCGAACATGACGGTGATCATGGGCGCCGATTATTACTCCACCCGCAAGCTGGTGGCGCAGGCGGCCGAGCATTACGGTCCCGTATACCTCCGGTTCACCCGCGATGCGGTCCCGGTCATTTATGACGAGAACGAAGAGTTTACGATCGGGAAGGCGAAGAGACTGCGGGAAGGGAATGACCTCGCGGTCATTGCGAACGGCGATACGGTCCATCTCGCGCTCGAGGCGGTTAAGAGACTTGAACAGGAAAGATTCTCTGTCACTCTCCTGGATATGCACACATTGAAGCCGCTCGACCGGGAGGCGGTCGTGGACTGCGCGAAGCTCGGGAAGATCATTACGGTGGAAGATCACAATATTATTAACGGTCTGGGCAGCGCGGTCAGCGAAGTCGTTGCCGAGACCGGGGGCTGCATCGTAAGGCGAATCGGCGTTCAAGACAAGTTCGGAGAGTCGGCGCCCTACGAGAAGCTGATGGAGATGAACGGGATTACCGTCGAGAACATCGTGAATACGGCGAAGGGATTGCTTTCGAGCTGATACAGCCAGCGATTCTCTAGTATAGACAAAAACCAAGGGAGAGAAAAATCGAATGTTTGAGTTGACTGGCCGGGTAGCCATCGTAACAGGGAGCGGATCCGCAAGGGGGATCGGACGAACCATCGCTTTCACTCTAGCGGAGCAGGAAGCGAAAGTGGTCATCGCGGATATGAACAAAGAGGGCATCGAAGAGACGGTCCGGGCGATCCGGGAAGCCGGCGGGGAAGCTATTGGGGTCGAGGTGAACGTCACGGACAAAGCGTCGGTCGACGCGATGGTGGAGCAAGTCCTGGCCGTGTACGGCAGAATCGATATTCTCGTGAATAACGCGGGCATCTCGCAGAAGGTGACCGTGCAGGACATGACGCTCGCGGATATGAACAAAATTTTCAACGTAAACATGTATGGTCTATTCTTATGCTCGCAAGCCGTGTTAGAGCCAATGAAAAGCCGGCAGTACGGCAGGATCGTGAATATCTCCTCCGTATCGGCCAAACGGGGCGGAGGAGTGTTCGGGGGAGCGCACTATTCCGCGTCCAAAGCGGCGGTCCTCGGCTTCTCGAAGAACCTGGCCCGCGAGGTCGCCAAAGACGGGATTACGGTAAACAGCGTAGCGCCGGGATTGGTTAACACCGACATCTGGAAATCGCTCGACGAGCAGTCGGCGGCGTCGGTCATCGCCGGCATCCCGATGGGCAGACCGGGCGAAACCAGAGAGATTGCAGCGGCGATCGCTTTCCTCGCTTCCGAAGAAGCTTCCTACATTACGGGGGAGGAAATCGATATTAACGGCGGCTCGCATATGGATTAAGGTCATCCTTTCCTATGAGGGGACGCAATAAACAGGGAGCGGATAGAAGTTGATCGTGCTTCCCATATGGCAGACAGGTGAGTAGTACCTGCCGCTGTATGGGGAGCTTTTTCGTGTTGGAAAAATACTGCATTGGTTTCATGGCTGAGCCGGTGGAGCAACAAAACAATGAAAATAAGCGTCCATTTGGATGGTACTGAACATGAAAGAGGTGTTAGAGGTTGAGAAAATGGGCTTTTCTTATAGCGCTTCTTGTAGCTGGCTTGGCAATCTCGGGTTATTCCTATTTTAAAGCACAAAAATTACAAACCTCAATCAACAATAGATTTAAGCATGAACTAAGCAGCGTTCTCAGTAATTTGAGCCTGACCATGAATGACGATACTTATCGATCCGTCTTATCGAGTGTTTCCAATGCGGCTTCTATCTCTGATTTAACATCATATGAGGAACAGAATGATAGTTTGGATATCAGTTTAGAGTACTTGTATATTTCTTTGAGGGAAGATAAGTCTAAAGATAAAGTTCTATCCAGAGCAGATGAGTTAAGAGATATATTCTTGGTACTCATGACGGATCCTGCAAGTAAAGAAGCAACGGATAAAATACTCAAAATTACTGAAGAAACTTTTTTAAGAAATGGATGGGAAGGAATGAAGCTGCGCTGCTAATCAATATTTTAGAAGAGC containing:
- a CDS encoding SDR family NAD(P)-dependent oxidoreductase gives rise to the protein MFELTGRVAIVTGSGSARGIGRTIAFTLAEQEAKVVIADMNKEGIEETVRAIREAGGEAIGVEVNVTDKASVDAMVEQVLAVYGRIDILVNNAGISQKVTVQDMTLADMNKIFNVNMYGLFLCSQAVLEPMKSRQYGRIVNISSVSAKRGGGVFGGAHYSASKAAVLGFSKNLAREVAKDGITVNSVAPGLVNTDIWKSLDEQSAASVIAGIPMGRPGETREIAAAIAFLASEEASYITGEEIDINGGSHMD
- a CDS encoding AraC family transcriptional regulator, coding for MSTIPLLEKEYQMRMNQVVRYIDEHLSSPLTAEELADVSAFSVYHFHRVFKRTMNENVLHFVNRLRVEKAAKLTVFQSERSLTDIALECGLQTPAHFARTFRRYTGLSATDYRARNGLDLLYMRFRETLMAGENGRARLRDLEKKYHRMKIEVKQLPVRRAACIHHRGTLVQGGINREIGEKFSRLEDWMRAHDLLDGSSQAIGLIFDDPCVTPASRQRYAVCFTTTRLIPPSLEVLPIETAGGKYAVLSLDEPADLLYELIHMANIHWLPLSPYQWDESRSMMAIFHGTPFQDPEDRVPIDFCIPVKLK
- a CDS encoding transketolase family protein codes for the protein MTVETKEKKVKIATRDGFGHEIVELGLKNKNIYVVDIDIGKSCKTTGFMEKLPKQHINVGIAEQNAAGISAGLATTGKIPFISTYAVFGSLRMAEQIRQEVCYPNLNVKIACSHGGLTPANDGGSHQAIEDMGVLRTFPNMTVIMGADYYSTRKLVAQAAEHYGPVYLRFTRDAVPVIYDENEEFTIGKAKRLREGNDLAVIANGDTVHLALEAVKRLEQERFSVTLLDMHTLKPLDREAVVDCAKLGKIITVEDHNIINGLGSAVSEVVAETGGCIVRRIGVQDKFGESAPYEKLMEMNGITVENIVNTAKGLLSS
- a CDS encoding transketolase, yielding MEAVSIEDLKQKAIELRQTALTMIYEAQSGHPGGSLSAADIMAVLYFKEMNVNPSDPKWDDRDRFVLSKGHVCPIQYAALLLRGFVPYENIHTLRQYGSPFQGHPDMKKCPGIDISTGSLGQGLSCAVGMAIAGQRDEKSYRVFAMVGDGECQEGQIWEAAQAANKYKLDNLIVFVDDNGLQIDGTCEEVMPNLDLERKFEAFGFETKRINGHDIEEIVRTLDEVKAAKNGKPKCLVCNTVKGKGVSFMEHSVGWHGVAPKEEDYRRAMLEIAGGLQP
- a CDS encoding MFS transporter; translated protein: MNELHIERSTTRKVTLRLLPFLFLCFTISILDRVNIGFAALQMNQDLGFSDAVYGLGAGIFFVGYFLLEVPGSAMMARIGARKWISRIMVSWALIAIAMVFVKSPWQFYTARFLLGVAEASFYPCMVHYLSGFFQSKHHAKAIAGFMIAIPAANAIGAPISTYLLQITWLGMAGWQWLFILEALPAIVLGIICYFYLTDRIEDATWLTHEERKWLIDVTTKEAAAKQKVKHYTFMQVFRDRDVLILSAGYLFWMFGYYGINMFLPSISQGLREETSLSLQGMGWVLGGMYLIAMVVMYLVGKSSDRTNERKYHVAGCLGVSAVAMMISVLVSDVSVIVSFVFLTISLCGAFGAYSPFWAIPPSFITGTAAGGAIALINSIGNLGGFFGPYVVGYIRDATGSYKLSLLTLGISLIISAFVIVVFVRRTGGKVEQQAPQTALEKVV
- a CDS encoding FadR/GntR family transcriptional regulator → MNIPQLKEGVLIQFNRVSSNKLYIQIYNQILSQIESGAFQIGDKLPTEKELCAQFGVSRAPVRQALSALEMNGYIYSRQGEGVYVKQNQQPAENSQASILEKVSPEDIVEARMNMEPIIAKYAAARATEEDIEALRRTILQMEEETKSGIYSPETDERLHIEIAKASHNDLFIQFMSVIANAMKQQEMWTFIRDRTVTRPDYRDTNFAEHKKIIQAIENRDEQEAMRIMAFHMTNLYDRYWKD